Proteins from a genomic interval of Sphingobacterium sp. SYP-B4668:
- a CDS encoding FecR family protein, with protein MEDKSKAYGLALIYDSLSGNTDPASEEALEKWLSESDENRTLYAQAREIHVAMEYAEPDTSFDASLAYSGFLDRKNKHTSRNVFKRKAWRYVAVAAGLLLAFTTGSYWSAQEPHTSNQQIATVVVAKGSKSRTVLQDGTIVWLNSDSKLEVADKFGQGERKIKLVGEAFLQVAHDSNRPFIVEANTLAIKVHGTSFNVSCYPEQPDVTVSLVEGSVELVTKDGKKMMMQPNQTFAYNSRSNSYQQIHGIQEQELAWRDAKLIFKNKRFSEIVIELERMFDIQIEVNRKEVLNRRFTGDFVNNEGITEVMEVMSSLGKFSYEVNGRTVHIF; from the coding sequence ATGGAAGATAAATCAAAAGCATACGGATTAGCATTAATTTATGATTCGCTGTCAGGCAATACAGATCCAGCTTCAGAAGAAGCGCTGGAAAAGTGGCTGTCCGAATCAGACGAGAACCGCACCTTATATGCCCAAGCCAGAGAAATCCATGTAGCAATGGAATATGCTGAACCCGATACTTCATTTGATGCGAGCCTTGCCTATAGTGGATTTTTAGATCGTAAAAATAAGCATACTTCCAGGAATGTTTTCAAACGGAAAGCTTGGAGATATGTAGCCGTAGCGGCAGGCCTATTGCTGGCATTTACCACGGGGAGCTATTGGTCTGCACAAGAGCCCCATACATCCAATCAACAAATCGCAACTGTGGTAGTCGCAAAAGGATCCAAATCAAGAACCGTTTTACAGGATGGAACTATCGTATGGCTCAATTCCGACTCCAAACTAGAAGTAGCCGACAAATTTGGCCAAGGCGAACGTAAAATAAAACTTGTAGGGGAAGCTTTTCTACAAGTGGCCCACGATAGTAACCGTCCTTTTATTGTGGAAGCCAATACCCTGGCAATTAAAGTCCATGGCACTTCTTTTAACGTATCTTGTTACCCCGAACAGCCTGATGTAACCGTCTCTCTGGTAGAAGGCTCAGTAGAATTGGTGACCAAAGACGGTAAGAAGATGATGATGCAACCCAATCAAACCTTTGCATACAACAGCCGCTCCAACTCATACCAACAAATCCATGGTATTCAGGAACAGGAGCTAGCTTGGCGAGATGCAAAATTGATTTTTAAGAACAAACGTTTTTCAGAAATCGTCATCGAGCTAGAGAGAATGTTTGACATCCAAATAGAAGTGAATCGTAAAGAAGTCCTTAACAGGAGGTTTACCGGTGACTTCGTGAATAACGAGGGAATTACAGAAGTAATGGAAGTCATGTCATCATTGGGCAAGTTTTCCTACGAAGTCAATGGCCGCACCGTTCATATATTTTAG